A stretch of DNA from Natrinema sp. HArc-T2:
TTTCTCGAGCGGGCCGTCGACATGCTGCGCCGCTAACGAGAGTCCGTATCAGCGCAGTGACCGACAGGGAGGGGTTCTTTTGACTCGTCCGTGGTAGGGCGCGTCGAGATGTCTGACCAACGCTGGACGGAACCCACAGCCGAGTATCCACTCGAGTGCGACCACTGTCACTATCCGATTCCAAACGAGCCCGTGGCGAGCGAGGATGGCCGCTACTGTTCGATCGCTTGCCGCGAGGCCGCTGCCGACGGCGCGACGCTGCCTGAGCCAGAGGCCTACAAGCGGGTCGTGACGGGGGTCGAACCGATCGACTCGCTCGTTCCCAACGGCATCCCCGCCGACTCGTTTCTCCTGCTCGCGGGCGACGAGGGAACCAGCCGGGCCGAACTCGGGATCGAACTCGTCTGGCGCGCCCTCGAACGTGGCGAGCCCGCCGTCGTCGTCTCGCTCGCCAATCCGCCGACGGCGACGCTCGAGCGCTTCTATCAGAACGGCTGGAACGTCCTGCCGGCACTCGAGAACGACCGGCTGCGGCTCATCGACTGCTATACGCACCGCCTCGACGACCGAGACGGGTTCAGCGAACAGCGCACCGAGTGGCCGACGTTCATCGGCGAGGCGGCTGCAGACGCGATCGTCGAGGTACGTGACCCGAGCGACCGCCGCGAGGTGACCCACAGCCTGACCGGCGCGCTCGACGACCTCGAGATGAGCGAGACCGGGCTGGTTACGATCGACTCGCTGGACGAACTCGAGCGGATCTTTCAGGATAGACAGGTCCACGACTTCGTCGAAGAGATCCGTGCGACGGTGTGTAAAGCGCGGTTCGTCCCGATCATCGCCGCCGCGTCGACGGCCGACGAGGATAGCCCCGAGTCCGAGTACGTGTTCGATGGGATCATCGACCTTCGATTGACGGATCAACGCCCGTCGAACACGCGACGCAAACAGCTCGCCATCCGGAAGTTGATCGGTGCCCAGTTTCTCCCCCAGTGGATTTCGTACGATCACGAACCGGCCCGCGGGCTGTTCGCGTCCAGTCCGAACGCGGGCACACAGCAGGGGTACGATCTCGGAAACGAGCGGTCACAGCCCGACCGGCTCTGATACGGACCCCTGTCACTGGTGTCTCCGCCGCTGCAAGTGAAGCGAAATCACACCCGTTTTTGCCGGCGCTCTACCGACCGCTCCGTATGAGCGGCACGTACGTCCTCGTGATTGCTGTCCCCCAGACGATGAGTGTCGATGTTGGTGCGCTCGGCGAGCGCACGTTCGAGGCCGGCACGTATGCCTACATCGGCAGCGCGTTCGGCCCCGGCGGCTTCAGTCGCGTCGATCGCCACCGCGAACTCGCCGCGGGCGAGCGCGACACCCGCCACTGGCATATCGACTACCTGCTCGGCCAGTCGGCAACGACCCTCGAGACCGCGATCACCTTCCCGGACGCCGATCGGGAGTGTGAACTGGCCACGCAGTTACCGGGCACGCCGGTCGACGACTTTGGGGCCTCGGACTGTGACTGCGCGGGGCACTTGCTCGCCACGCCGGACGCCGAGACCGTCCGTGAGGCGACAGTCGACGCTGGCGGTGTCATCGATGGGAAACGGTGAGAATCGGACCCGCGAGTTATTACTGATGCGTGTGAATCGACACCTATGACCGATACGGATTCCGAGACCAGTACCGACCCGACCCTCGACGACGACGCGATGGACCGATTCCCGGTTCCCGAATTCGAGGACCTCCCTGCGGACCTTCAGGAGCGGATCTCGGAGGAAACCGAGAGCGCCGGCTTCACGCCGAACGTGTTCTCGGCGTTCGCGTACAAACCATCTCACTTCCGGGCCTTCTTCGAGTATCACGACGCGCTCGTCGAGGACACTGCCTTAGCGCGCGAGGAGATCGAGATGATCGTCGTCGCCGTCTCTGGCGTCAATCACTGTTACTACTGCAACGTCTCCCACGGCGCGCTCGTCCGTCTCTACGGCGATGATCCGACGCTTGCAGACCAGTTGATCGCGAACTATCGAACCGCAGACATCAACGAGGCCCACCGGACGATGCTCGACGTCGCCGTCAAACTCACCGAGCGCCCGACCGAGGTCGAACCCGCGGATCTCGAGGCGCTGCGCGAGGCTGGCTTCAGCGAGGAAGCGATCTGGGACATCGGGGCCGTCACCGCCTTCTACAACCTCAGCAATCGGATGGCGATGTTCGCGGAGATGCGCCCGAACGACGAGTTCCACACGCTCGGTCGGTAACTCGATCCCACACGCTTAGTCGTCGCTCGCCGCGAAACTGGCCGACTCGGCCGCGAGGTCTGCCTCGGGGACACCGGGCAGTTCGTTGCGGACGTCGTCCGATCCCTGCTCGGAGATGGCCTCCGCGTAGGCTTCGGGCATGACCTTCACGAACGCCTCGAGCGTGCGCTCCCACTCGTCGAGTAGCTGTTGCCCGCGCTCGGAGCCGGTATAGGCGACGTGGTTTTCGACCAGTCGTCGCAGCATCTGCTCGTCTTTTTCCTCTAAGTCGTCGTGCAGCGAGACCATGCCGGTGTTGGCCTTCGCCTTGAACTCGTCGTCGGGATCGTAGACGTAGGCGACGCCCCCGGACATACCGGCCGCGAAGTTCGTCCCGGTGTCGCCGAGGACGGCGACGACGCCGCCGGTCATGTACTCACAGCCGTGGTCGCCGACGCCCTCGACGACGGCCTTCGCGCCGGAGTTGCGCACTGCGAAGCGCTCGCCAGCGACGCCGTTGACGTACAGTTGGCCGTCGGTCGCGCCGTAGAGTGCGACGTTGCCGATCGCGACGTTCTCGGTCGGATCGTAGGCGGCGGTCTCGGGCGTGCGGATCGTCAGTTTGCCACCCGAGAGGCCCTTGCCGACGTAGTCGTTTGCGCTGCCGTCGAGATGCATCGAGACGCCGCTTGCCAGGAACGCGCCGAAGCTCTGGCCGGCTGTCCCCTCGAGATCGACGGTAATCGTGTCCTCGGGGAGGCCGGGTTCGCCGTAGCGGTCGGTGATCCGGTTCGAGAGCATCGCGCCGACAGTGCGGTCGACGTTCGTGACTTCGGTCTCGAGGGCGACCGGCTCTTGGTCCTCGATGGCGTCAGCTGCCGCCTCGATGAAGTCGCGATCGAGTTGGTCCTCGAGTTCGTGGTCCTGTTCGCGGAGCTTCCGGCGGACCTCGCTGCCGGGGTCGGCCAGCACCGCCGAGAGATCGACGTTGCGGGCCTTCGGGTGGTCGACGTCGTCGCGCTGTGCGAGCACGTCGACGTGTCCGATCATCTCGTCGAGCGTCTCGAAGCCGAGGTCGGCCATGAGTTCGCGCAGTTCCTGCGCGATGAAGGTCATGTAATTGATGACGTGTTCGGGTTCGCCGGGGAAGCGCTTGCGCAGGTCTTCGCGCTGGGTGGCGACGCCGACCGGGCAGGTGTTGTTGTGACACTGCCGGGCCATCACACAGCCCGAGGTCACGAGGCTGGCAGTCCCGAAGACGTACTCCTCGGCACCCAGCAGGGCGGCGACGGCCACGTCGCGGCCGGTCTTCATGCCGCCGTCGGCCGAGACACGGATGCGGTCGCGCAGCCCGGTCTGACAGAGCATCTGGTTGGCTTCGGCCAGCCCGAGTTCCCAGGGCAGACCGGCGTTCTTGATCGAGGTGCGCGGCGACGCACCCGTCCCGCCGGAGTGGCCCGAGATGTGGACCACGTCGGCGTTTGCCTTCGCGACGCCGGCTGCAACCGTACCGATGCCGGCCTCGGAGACGAGTTTGACGTTGATGTCGGCTTCCTCGTTCGCTGCTTTGAGGTCGAAGATCAGCTGTTTGAGGTCTTCGATCGAGTAGATGTCGTGCAGTGGCGGCGGCGAGATGAGCCCGACGCCCGGCGTCGACTTGCGGACGTGGGCGATCATCTCGTTGACCTTCTCGCCGGGGAGGTGGCCGC
This window harbors:
- a CDS encoding RAD55 family ATPase, with protein sequence MSDQRWTEPTAEYPLECDHCHYPIPNEPVASEDGRYCSIACREAAADGATLPEPEAYKRVVTGVEPIDSLVPNGIPADSFLLLAGDEGTSRAELGIELVWRALERGEPAVVVSLANPPTATLERFYQNGWNVLPALENDRLRLIDCYTHRLDDRDGFSEQRTEWPTFIGEAAADAIVEVRDPSDRREVTHSLTGALDDLEMSETGLVTIDSLDELERIFQDRQVHDFVEEIRATVCKARFVPIIAAASTADEDSPESEYVFDGIIDLRLTDQRPSNTRRKQLAIRKLIGAQFLPQWISYDHEPARGLFASSPNAGTQQGYDLGNERSQPDRL
- a CDS encoding DUF123 domain-containing protein; this encodes MSGTYVLVIAVPQTMSVDVGALGERTFEAGTYAYIGSAFGPGGFSRVDRHRELAAGERDTRHWHIDYLLGQSATTLETAITFPDADRECELATQLPGTPVDDFGASDCDCAGHLLATPDAETVREATVDAGGVIDGKR
- a CDS encoding peroxidase-related enzyme (This protein belongs to a clade of uncharacterized proteins related to peroxidases such as the alkylhydroperoxidase AhpD.) codes for the protein MTDTDSETSTDPTLDDDAMDRFPVPEFEDLPADLQERISEETESAGFTPNVFSAFAYKPSHFRAFFEYHDALVEDTALAREEIEMIVVAVSGVNHCYYCNVSHGALVRLYGDDPTLADQLIANYRTADINEAHRTMLDVAVKLTERPTEVEPADLEALREAGFSEEAIWDIGAVTAFYNLSNRMAMFAEMRPNDEFHTLGR